The Dioscorea cayenensis subsp. rotundata cultivar TDr96_F1 chromosome 11, TDr96_F1_v2_PseudoChromosome.rev07_lg8_w22 25.fasta, whole genome shotgun sequence genomic interval CAGAAATTCAGCCTTTTTCCAGGAATATTACAGCTTGTTCATATTTCATGATCACACAAAAGAACCTACATACTGCCTTTTCCTCATCTACGGACATATAGATCAGTAACTCCATATAGCCAGTGATGATGGGAAATGCAAGAATAGCCAGAGAAGATGTTCTTCAGGTTACAGTTTTCACAATGTGGTCTCAATATGAATCGTCTCATTTGTCAAGTATGCTCATTGCTTAATCTGACTTGTATGTAGGACCTGAGTTCTGATGCCCGTGCTGGTGCCGATGGTGCACCCTATGATGGTGTCGTCTGCTGTATGAATCTGAGTCTGAACTTTGAGACAAACTTGATTCTGAGCGCCGCCGCTTATGCTTTCTATGCTTGCCCTTCAATTTCCTTTTCTTGCGAGTGTCAGAAtcagaagatgatgataatgagGACAAATGCTTGTCATGTTGAGCCTTGTTGGACTGAGCACCAAGTATTGTTGATGATTGATGCTTGCTCCTTGTTCTATGTTTCGAGTGCTTCCTAGTTTTGCTGGCCGAGAAGTTTGAAAGCAGAGCAGGAATACCACTACCATTGAGGAAACCTATTACAAtgaccaaaagaaaatacactGACCTTGATAACTTGCActagtatataaagatatgctTTACAAAACAACTGCTATACCTCCATattcatcaaatatatcatCAGCTATAATTTGCTGGTTGGGATCATCTGGTTCAAAACCACCTCGAGGAGGACTCATACCTGGTCTTTGCTTCAGTTCCCATTTCAAAGGCTGatagaaacaaaacataagCCAAACAGAAAACCAGGGTTGCACAAGAATGATACATAGGACAGTACCGGAATAGAAAATTTTCACGCTAATAACAAGAACTCAAGGCTAGTATGCATATCAATCAAGGCTAAAAAACATGGCAACAGAATGAAGCCCTTCCAAAGCCCCATATTAGTTACCCTAACACTAATGAGAGAGACCCTCATGTGTGAAAAGAACCTAAATGTAAAGTCAGCAATACTTTCAAAATGCCACCTTTGGGTTGCATCCATCTTTTCTTCAGGACAACATAGTCACAGGTTCACTTCTCAGTGTGAAATATTTGTCTTCAGGTGTATGTATGTTCATTAATGCAAGAGGACATACAGATTTGCTCAAAGAAAAGTATTTCACAATACCTACTGAAAGGATTGTTGCTGGAACTATTTCCATTGTCACGCGGTGAAGGGATGCAATAGCCTCAAGGTATCATGCGCAGAGTTAACACTCTCAATAAAGCAGTTTGTGCCCAAGATTCTAGCTCCCATACCATACTGTGGTTTTTATAACCTCTTTCTCCCACAGTGGGGAGAATGAGATGAGATGAAGACTTCAATAGGAAGGggttttcttaataaaaatgatgattgCCTTCTTCCCATTAAAAAGGTGCCACCCCTGAGGGACATATATAGGCAGGACTGGAAAAGGTAACAAAAGTATCAAATCATTGAGTCATGATGTTTCTAAAAGGGCTAATAATAAGGTCAGACAAGTGCAGCCAGCCATACTATCTCCATCTTTGTTTCCTGTCAACTTCTCTCAAATTGCCAAAGTATTTTTTAAGCCTCAAGTATGGAGTGACTTCACCTCCATGGCACATTAATTCAGCATTTGTGTTCTGAGAGGATTTTGTGTTAACAGTAATAATTTGCAATGGATTACaaggaatgaaaagaaagggATGATATTAAGTAATCCAATCATTATCCCTTCGTAAGTGGGTAGTTATATATGGGATGGTCAACTATACTTATATATGATATAGTCAACAGTTTCAACTGATCCTGCCAAGGGGCCAATTTTATCATTGTGTAGGTATTCCGGAATGCAAGGTTTCCATATCCCGTATGTATTGTCTGTTTGTGCATTGCTTCAATGCATTTATTTCAAGAAATAgaggagaaaaaataaaagaagaaaaggaggaaGAATTGTGAAAGTTTGGATGCAGAAAAAGAGATTTACAACTATGTATTCAACCATCATTCTAACAAAACTAGATGAATCACCCACATGAGATTTGAATCATACAATTATACTTATGTATCAATAGATGACTAAACTCCAATTGCTCATTGCCTTTAAGATTTCACCATCTAATCTTAGATGTATCATTGGTTATATTTCTCTTCCATCCCCAAGAGGCAAAACGAAAAATTAGTGCAATCTTCCTTGCAAGGTGACACTCTAAGTACAATccttgaaataaaattatttatcgaCGGTGCACAACAAAAGTTCTAGAGACTGCATTGTTTTGTAAGCCATGGGTATCAAACCAAAACCAAAGCTAAATCATCTcctatttcatttttcttcccaAAACTAAAAATACATGTACACTCTAAAAGATGAAGCATTCCACCAAATGACAATTAAGGTATCAGACCATTTCTGCATCAACCACTCTTTGCATCACTACTGCTAATTTCCAATTGGTGCTTAATAGACATTGAGTCATATTCGATGTGCACCAAAATTCATAATAGCCATCCACTGTTGTTTCTGGGTTCCCCAGCAAAATTCCCCCTTTTTCCTCTTAGtgtgttaatattttatttatgctcTTTAGCTAAAATAGATACCATCCCATagctatttttatcaatttccaTGTTTCtctcaaacaaaaaatacaaatgttTCTCTTAATCCCAATCTATATGAATTCTACTTTATTACCTACGAAGGTAATATGTTCCAAATTTTCATTTGAATCCTGATCTGTTACAATAGCTTGTCCAACCATACAATGTGGGAACTGATGCCTACTTTTCAGCATAAACAAGCACAGCCGCTGCATATCATTTTCGAGGAAACCAATGCAATGCCACTATGTTCCAAATTGCCATCTAAATCATGATCTGCTACAATAACTTCTCAACAGTACAATGTGGGAACTGATGCCGACTTTTCACCACGAACAGGCATGACTGCTACATATCATTTCGAGGAAGCTAATGCTATGGGGGCACTTTCTAAGTCCATATTTGTGAAAGATTTAACGCAAAAAAAAGCAGGGcatttaatatgattttatatGATACAGTCATAGCAATGACTAAAAGAGTTCTATATGCATAGTTTTTGGCAGATATCTTTGCAAAGATTTCTACTTATATCCATCAAAGAATTAAGACAATATAAGTTGCAACAAGATTATCCAACTGATCAATTCCTGCAATAAAACTATCAGGGAAAATGGGAAGTTTACCTCACTTGAATCTGTTTGTGCCATGATTGTTGTTAAGGGATCATCCCTCTTCAACCGGCTCTCTTCATTGGGCATTATTGCATCTTTCAAAGGGCATTCACGGTCACCACTTTGATGGCCAAATGTTCCGCATCTCACACATCTTACATTACGAATTTCAACTCCAAAGGGCTTTATCCTGACTGGCACACCAGTCTCCATCCTGCACATTAACAAAGGTTTTTTTATAGATGTGAATTGCCTAAATATTAACTTCATTACAATTTAAGCATATTGTTTGTGAAGAAAAGGTGTTAGcacttaagattttttttaatccaaaagtgtgaaaaagaaaataagagtcACTTCAACTAGCACTACCGACCCAAACATAATAGACACGcactttttcaatatttatcttACACATTTAAATTGTTGAATACTAACTGGTGACTGGACTAGGTTACCAGCCATGTTCAATATATTAGAGTTTTTAAAGGATACCCCTTCTTATTCTTGATATGTAGCCTTATCTCAGAGCATTTGAATAACCAGAAAAATTTCATGGAATGAagatatctataaaaaaaaacaaagagaaacaaGATAAGATGATACCTAGGAGCATTTTTCAGCACTTGAAATTCCTCTTCTGTAGGTAAAGTCCGACCAAAAACATCTTTAGGCCTAGACTTCTTATCACCACCAGTCTTGGCCTTTTCAGAAACAGGGGCAGGCCTAAAGAACAAGAGAAACAATGTCATAAAAAGCAATCAAATGAACAACAAGGCAACTTAATCTTGTCTTGAAGACAGCCAGTGATTCCTG includes:
- the LOC120272600 gene encoding uncharacterized zinc finger CCHC domain-containing protein At4g19190; its protein translation is MEEEGTRLGSKKKLQEGEVDYKTKAGTAWSHSYLNQKPWHPLSYPNQRRKWIAEQTHAHRERRAEEISREFAQEQEFFRQTALFSKKEKEKVEIMKAVSFMYVRPPGYNAESAKAAEIADEKKRLDHNTPSQDLAETASSSMPAPVSEKAKTGGDKKSRPKDVFGRTLPTEEEFQVLKNAPRMETGVPVRIKPFGVEIRNVRCVRCGTFGHQSGDRECPLKDAIMPNEESRLKRDDPLTTIMAQTDSSEPLKWELKQRPGMSPPRGGFEPDDPNQQIIADDIFDEYGGFLNGSGIPALLSNFSASKTRKHSKHRTRSKHQSSTILGAQSNKAQHDKHLSSLSSSSDSDTRKKRKLKGKHRKHKRRRSESSLSQSSDSDSYSRRHHHRVHHRHQHGHQNSGPTYKSD